A genome region from Micromonospora peucetia includes the following:
- a CDS encoding response regulator transcription factor gives MTTSPTPAARTKVLLVDDHDLIRKGLRHAFERDRQFEVVGEAATAAEGVRQAGALQPDVVIMDLRLPDGSGLEATRALRKSSASMGIVVLTMYAGDDQLFGALEAGASAFVPKTAPADEVVAAARHAASSPSAFTAADLAEAMKRRLAPSGPQLSPREGQVLRLLADGMSVAGIAKQLFVSESTAKTHISKLYEKLGAANRAQALMTALRLGLLEAPDAPKF, from the coding sequence ATGACCACAAGTCCGACACCGGCCGCTCGTACCAAGGTCCTCCTTGTCGACGATCACGACCTGATCCGCAAGGGCCTGCGGCACGCGTTCGAGCGTGACCGGCAGTTCGAGGTCGTCGGGGAGGCCGCCACGGCGGCGGAGGGGGTGCGCCAGGCCGGCGCGTTACAGCCGGATGTGGTGATCATGGACCTGCGGCTGCCCGACGGCAGCGGCTTGGAGGCCACCCGGGCGCTGCGTAAGTCGAGCGCCTCGATGGGCATCGTCGTGCTCACCATGTACGCCGGCGACGACCAGCTCTTCGGCGCCCTGGAGGCCGGGGCCAGCGCCTTCGTGCCCAAGACCGCGCCGGCCGACGAGGTGGTCGCCGCCGCCCGGCACGCCGCCTCCTCCCCCAGCGCCTTCACCGCCGCCGACCTGGCCGAGGCGATGAAGCGCCGGCTGGCCCCGTCCGGGCCGCAGCTCTCCCCCCGCGAGGGTCAGGTGCTGCGGCTGCTCGCCGACGGGATGAGCGTGGCGGGCATCGCCAAGCAGCTCTTCGTCAGCGAGTCCACCGCCAAGACCCACATCTCGAAGCTCTACGAGAAGCTGGGCGCGGCCAACCGGGCCCAGGCGCTGATGACCGCGCTGCGACTCGGCCTGCTCGAGGCTCCGGACGCCCCGAAGTTCTGA
- a CDS encoding M48 family metallopeptidase: protein MTPRGWALLTLAGLTLALLVAAALLIPWHRPPAPRADQLAALGDLPADQVARGREFRSALRPAGWTAVAVGLLVALLLGLTPLGSRLVELAGRPFGGHWAAQAVLGGLAVVLVADLVTLPFAAWRQSMLTRYGLSTNGWSGWTVDLLKSYAVSAVIGAVALLGFYTVIRLSPRWWWAFGAAGAATLVVLLSFVLPVLVEPVFNRFTPMEQGPLRTQLTEMAARDGVPVRDVLVADASRRTRAVNAYVSGLGPTRRVVVYDTLLREATPAEVTAVVAHELGHAKDRDVAVGTLTGALGAAAAVVALYLLGSSGPLLRLAGVESVAQPRAFPLLVALVTVAGLVSAPAQALMSRRVEARADAHALALTGDPAAFEAMQRRLAGINLADPDPPRWEYLYSATHPSTVERMAAARAHAREAGR, encoded by the coding sequence GTGACCCCGCGCGGCTGGGCGTTGCTCACCCTCGCCGGGCTGACCCTCGCCCTCCTCGTCGCCGCGGCGCTGCTGATCCCGTGGCACCGGCCGCCGGCTCCCCGGGCCGACCAGCTTGCCGCGCTGGGCGACCTCCCCGCCGACCAGGTGGCCCGCGGCCGGGAGTTCCGGTCCGCGCTGCGCCCCGCCGGCTGGACCGCCGTCGCCGTCGGCCTGCTGGTGGCCCTGCTGCTCGGCCTGACCCCGCTGGGCAGCCGGCTCGTCGAGCTGGCCGGCCGTCCGTTCGGTGGCCACTGGGCCGCCCAGGCCGTGCTCGGCGGGCTCGCCGTGGTGCTCGTCGCCGACCTGGTGACCCTCCCGTTCGCCGCCTGGCGCCAGTCCATGCTCACCCGCTACGGGCTGAGCACCAACGGCTGGAGCGGCTGGACGGTCGACCTGCTCAAGTCGTACGCGGTCAGCGCGGTCATCGGCGCGGTGGCGCTGCTCGGCTTCTACACCGTCATCCGGCTGTCGCCGCGCTGGTGGTGGGCGTTCGGCGCGGCCGGGGCGGCAACCCTGGTGGTGCTGCTCTCCTTCGTGCTGCCGGTGCTCGTGGAGCCGGTCTTCAACAGGTTCACCCCGATGGAGCAGGGCCCACTGCGCACCCAGCTGACGGAAATGGCGGCCCGCGACGGAGTTCCGGTGCGCGACGTGCTGGTCGCCGACGCGTCGCGGCGTACGAGGGCCGTGAACGCGTACGTCTCGGGGCTCGGTCCGACCCGGCGGGTGGTGGTCTACGACACGCTGCTGCGCGAGGCGACGCCGGCCGAGGTGACCGCCGTGGTGGCACACGAGCTGGGGCACGCCAAGGACCGGGACGTGGCGGTCGGCACGCTGACCGGGGCGCTGGGCGCCGCCGCCGCGGTGGTCGCCCTCTACCTGCTCGGCTCGTCCGGCCCGCTGCTGCGGCTGGCCGGCGTCGAATCGGTCGCCCAGCCGCGCGCGTTTCCCCTGCTGGTCGCCCTGGTGACGGTGGCCGGGCTGGTCTCCGCGCCGGCGCAGGCGCTGATGTCACGGCGGGTGGAGGCGCGCGCCGACGCGCACGCGCTCGCGCTGACCGGCGACCCGGCCGCCTTCGAGGCGATGCAGCGCCGGCTCGCCGGCATCAACCTCGCCGACCCCGATCCGCCGCGCTGGGAATACCTCTACTCCGCCACGCACCCGTCCACGGTCGAGCGGATGGCCGCCGCCCGCGCCCACGCCAGGGAGGCCGGCCGATGA
- a CDS encoding putative bifunctional diguanylate cyclase/phosphodiesterase codes for MTQAQLEALLQRLTEQLAAALLAEPIDLRVGHRVGTELVAAHIASAEALGRTVEVVQLRLVRDLGLVDEEVEDRLARLLAAVTTGYARALRDRTLDEQESIRRAAMTARAEAERALRSSETRFRHQATHDPLTDLPNRALLTERLSAAIDSPARDEGRLGVCFLDLDRFKVVNDSHGHQVGDGLLVAMADRLRLALDGHLVARLGGDEFVVLVEGTTGTDDAVAVAEAALAAVREPVLVDGHELSVSASIGIVERAVAGTSPGDLMRAADSTLHWAKAAGGARWALYDADRDRRDLARYALSAAIPAALERGEFYLEFQPLTSLRDGRVLGMEALVRWRHPELGVLRPDSFIGLAEETGLIVPLGGWVLAEACRQAESWTAGTGPAPFVSVNLAVRQVRRAGLVQEVRALLRHTGLSPDRLQLEITESTMMSTAEEPVRALRVLADLGVRIAIDDFGTGYSNLAYLRDLPVTELKVAGQFVAGLRAPEARADERILASLVSLAHALDLTVTAEGVETAGQAERLRAIGCDAGQGWHFGRPDSAERVLARLR; via the coding sequence ATGACCCAGGCCCAGCTCGAGGCACTGCTGCAACGCCTCACCGAGCAGCTCGCGGCGGCGCTGCTGGCCGAGCCGATCGACCTGCGGGTCGGGCACCGGGTGGGCACGGAACTGGTGGCCGCGCACATCGCCTCGGCCGAGGCGCTGGGTCGTACGGTCGAGGTCGTCCAGCTCCGACTGGTCCGTGACCTCGGGCTGGTCGACGAAGAGGTCGAGGACCGGCTGGCCCGGCTGCTGGCTGCCGTGACCACCGGGTACGCCCGCGCGCTGCGGGACCGGACACTGGACGAGCAGGAGTCGATCCGCCGGGCCGCGATGACCGCCCGGGCGGAGGCGGAGCGGGCGCTGCGCAGCAGCGAGACGCGCTTCCGCCACCAGGCCACCCACGACCCGCTGACCGACCTGCCCAACCGCGCCCTGTTGACGGAGCGCCTCAGCGCGGCCATCGACTCGCCGGCCCGCGACGAGGGACGCCTCGGCGTCTGCTTCCTGGATCTGGACCGCTTCAAGGTGGTCAACGACTCGCACGGGCACCAGGTCGGCGACGGGCTGCTGGTGGCCATGGCGGACCGGCTCCGGCTGGCCCTCGACGGGCACCTGGTCGCCCGGCTCGGCGGGGACGAGTTCGTCGTCCTGGTCGAGGGCACCACCGGCACCGACGACGCCGTCGCCGTGGCCGAGGCCGCACTCGCGGCGGTACGGGAGCCGGTGCTGGTGGACGGGCACGAGCTGAGCGTCTCGGCGAGCATCGGCATCGTCGAACGGGCGGTCGCCGGCACCTCCCCCGGTGACCTGATGCGGGCGGCCGACAGCACGCTGCACTGGGCGAAGGCCGCCGGTGGCGCCCGCTGGGCGCTCTACGACGCCGACCGGGACCGCCGGGACCTGGCCCGGTACGCGCTCTCCGCGGCCATCCCCGCCGCACTGGAACGGGGCGAGTTCTACCTCGAGTTCCAGCCGCTGACCTCACTGCGCGACGGCCGGGTGCTCGGCATGGAGGCCCTGGTGCGCTGGCGGCACCCGGAGCTGGGCGTGCTGCGGCCCGACAGCTTCATCGGGCTGGCCGAGGAGACCGGGCTGATCGTCCCGCTGGGCGGGTGGGTGCTGGCCGAGGCGTGCCGGCAGGCCGAGAGCTGGACGGCCGGCACCGGGCCGGCACCGTTCGTCAGTGTCAACCTGGCCGTACGGCAGGTGCGCCGCGCCGGCCTCGTCCAGGAGGTGCGCGCGCTGCTGCGGCACACCGGGCTGTCGCCGGACCGGCTCCAGCTGGAGATCACCGAGAGCACCATGATGAGCACCGCCGAGGAGCCGGTCCGGGCACTGCGGGTGCTCGCCGACCTCGGCGTCCGGATCGCCATCGACGACTTCGGCACCGGCTACTCCAACCTGGCGTACCTGCGGGACCTTCCGGTGACCGAGCTGAAGGTGGCCGGGCAGTTCGTGGCCGGGCTGCGGGCGCCGGAGGCCCGGGCCGACGAGCGGATCCTCGCCTCGCTCGTCTCGCTGGCGCACGCACTGGACCTGACCGTCACCGCCGAGGGCGTGGAGACCGCCGGGCAGGCGGAACGGCTGCGGGCGATCGGCTGCGACGCCGGCCAGGGCTGGCACTTCGGCCGCCCGGACTCCGCCGAGCGCGTCCTGGCCCGCCTGCGCTGA
- a CDS encoding SAM-dependent methyltransferase → MQRPDWAPDEIDIERPSVARMYDYYLGGSHNFAVDRAAAQAMVAAVPEAPLMAQANRAFLRRAVQFLLDAGIRQFLDVGSGIPTVGNVHEIAQRDAPDARVVYVDVDPVAVAHSREILAGNDRATVVQEDLRHPERIVSHPDVRRLLDFDQPIAVMVVAVLHFVPDDDRPAELLRTLREALAPGSYLVLSQTSGDGRGDDERADAERVYRRTDSPLWIRSRGELTTLFDGFELVDPGVVWVPQWRPESPDSAEDAERAAFIGGVGRLGG, encoded by the coding sequence ATGCAGCGGCCGGACTGGGCACCCGACGAGATCGACATCGAACGCCCCAGCGTGGCCCGCATGTACGACTACTACCTCGGCGGCTCGCACAACTTCGCGGTCGACCGGGCGGCGGCCCAGGCGATGGTGGCGGCGGTGCCGGAGGCGCCGCTGATGGCGCAGGCCAACCGGGCTTTCCTCCGCCGCGCGGTGCAGTTCCTCCTCGACGCCGGCATCCGGCAGTTCCTTGACGTCGGCTCGGGCATCCCGACCGTCGGCAACGTGCACGAGATCGCCCAGCGCGACGCCCCCGACGCCCGGGTGGTCTACGTCGACGTGGACCCGGTGGCGGTCGCCCACAGCCGGGAGATCCTGGCGGGCAACGACCGCGCCACGGTCGTGCAGGAGGACCTGCGCCACCCCGAGCGCATCGTCAGCCACCCCGACGTCCGCCGGCTGCTCGACTTCGACCAGCCGATCGCCGTGATGGTCGTGGCGGTGCTGCACTTCGTGCCGGACGACGACCGGCCGGCCGAACTGCTGCGTACGCTGCGCGAGGCACTGGCGCCGGGCAGCTACCTGGTGCTCTCGCAGACCAGCGGCGACGGCCGCGGCGACGACGAGCGAGCCGACGCCGAGCGGGTCTACCGGCGGACCGACAGCCCGCTGTGGATCCGCAGCCGCGGCGAGCTGACCACCCTCTTCGACGGCTTCGAGCTGGTCGACCCCGGCGTGGTCTGGGTGCCGCAGTGGCGCCCGGAGTCCCCCGACAGCGCTGAGGACGCCGAGCGGGCGGCCTTCATCGGTGGCGTCGGGCGGCTCGGTGGGTGA
- a CDS encoding glycosyltransferase family 4 protein has product MSRTLLITNDFPPRPGGIQSFVHNLAVRQPAGSVVVYASTWRGAEKFDADQPFEVVRDRSRVLLPTPRVARRAARLARAYDCDTVWFGAAAPLGLLAAGLRRRTGIRRAVAQTHGHEVGWAALPAARAALRRIGRGVDVTTYLGEYTRVRLERALHGVTELHRLAPGVDVDAYHPSVDGEPVRLRLGLADRPVVVCVSRLVPRKGQDMLIRAMPEIRRRVPDAALLVVGGGPYRATLEKLARQTGVERDVVFTGSVPSADLPAHYAAGDVYAMPCRTRNRGLDVEGLGIVYLEASATGLPVVAGDSGGAPDAVREGETGFVVRGRDAAQLADRVATLLADRDLARQFGAAGRAWVEREWRWEAQAQRMAALLAG; this is encoded by the coding sequence ATGAGCCGTACGCTGCTGATCACCAACGACTTCCCGCCCCGCCCCGGCGGGATCCAGTCCTTCGTGCACAACCTCGCGGTGCGCCAGCCCGCCGGGTCGGTGGTCGTCTACGCCTCGACCTGGCGCGGCGCGGAGAAGTTCGACGCCGACCAGCCGTTCGAGGTGGTACGGGACCGCAGCCGGGTACTGCTGCCCACCCCGCGGGTCGCCCGACGGGCCGCGCGGCTGGCGCGGGCGTACGACTGCGACACCGTGTGGTTCGGCGCGGCGGCCCCCCTCGGGCTGCTCGCCGCGGGCCTGCGCCGCCGGACGGGCATCCGCCGGGCGGTGGCGCAGACCCACGGGCACGAGGTCGGCTGGGCCGCGCTGCCGGCCGCCCGGGCCGCGTTGCGCCGGATCGGGCGCGGCGTCGACGTGACGACCTACCTGGGCGAGTACACCCGGGTACGGCTGGAGCGGGCGCTGCACGGGGTGACCGAGCTGCACCGGCTGGCCCCCGGAGTGGACGTGGACGCCTACCACCCGTCGGTCGACGGCGAACCGGTCCGGCTCCGGCTCGGACTGGCCGACCGCCCCGTGGTGGTCTGCGTGTCCCGGCTGGTGCCCCGCAAGGGACAGGACATGCTGATCCGGGCGATGCCCGAGATCCGTCGCCGGGTGCCCGACGCCGCGCTCCTGGTGGTCGGGGGCGGGCCCTACCGGGCCACCCTGGAGAAGCTGGCCCGCCAGACGGGCGTCGAGCGGGACGTGGTCTTCACCGGCTCGGTGCCGTCGGCCGACCTGCCGGCCCACTACGCCGCCGGCGACGTCTACGCCATGCCCTGCCGCACCCGCAACCGTGGCCTGGACGTCGAGGGGCTCGGGATCGTCTACCTGGAGGCTTCCGCGACCGGCCTGCCGGTGGTCGCCGGCGACTCCGGCGGTGCGCCGGACGCGGTCCGCGAGGGCGAGACCGGGTTCGTGGTCCGCGGCCGGGACGCCGCCCAGCTCGCCGACCGGGTGGCCACGCTGCTCGCCGACCGGGACCTGGCCCGCCAGTTCGGTGCGGCCGGTCGCGCCTGGGTGGAGCGGGAGTGGCGCTGGGAGGCGCAGGCACAGCGGATGGCCGCCCTGCTCGCCGGCTGA